The proteins below come from a single Chlorogloeopsis sp. ULAP01 genomic window:
- a CDS encoding serine/threonine-protein kinase, protein MQYWQPNQSLKNGRFTIQKILGGGGYGVTYSAIDNNTSKIIAIKTLKPIQQNQPDFEEQQEKFVNEALRLRGCSHPHIVQVYEMIREAGLWGMVMEYIEGQDLAVYVSKRGQLPEDEALRYINQIGQALEYVHQQGFLHRDVKPNNIILRQSTQSVVLIDFGLTREFIIGRTGSMTNAKTEGYAPIEQYERRGNFAPCTDVYALAATLYTLLTAEVPIPANFRKYAQLPPPKQFNSQISDRVNEAILKGMALEPQDRVQTVREWLGLVLPRKVNTPTPQASIPNSKSKIQNQPSQNIATPPKSDDGIKLKTAKTDYTRLRDLLAAEKWRAADEETTRVMLAVARREREGCLDNESIDNFPCEDLRTIDQLWVKYSNGRFGFSVQKRIYQSLGGTKEYNQEIWEAFGDAIGWRKNEGWMHYTDITFDLKAPQGHLPSPHERILWTWLLRSVRLFSRVETCKM, encoded by the coding sequence ATGCAATATTGGCAACCCAACCAAAGTCTAAAAAACGGTAGATTCACTATCCAAAAAATTCTTGGTGGTGGTGGCTATGGTGTCACCTACAGCGCCATAGATAACAACACAAGTAAAATAATTGCGATTAAAACTCTCAAACCCATCCAGCAAAACCAACCTGACTTTGAAGAACAACAAGAAAAATTTGTAAATGAAGCGTTGCGGTTGCGAGGCTGTAGTCATCCCCACATTGTTCAAGTTTACGAAATGATCCGAGAGGCTGGGTTGTGGGGGATGGTGATGGAATATATTGAAGGGCAAGATTTAGCCGTTTATGTGAGTAAACGCGGGCAGTTACCGGAAGATGAAGCCCTACGCTACATTAACCAAATTGGACAAGCTTTAGAATATGTCCATCAACAGGGGTTTTTACACCGGGATGTGAAGCCGAACAATATTATTTTGCGGCAAAGCACGCAATCAGTAGTATTAATTGATTTTGGTCTTACCCGCGAATTTATTATAGGAAGAACAGGAAGCATGACCAATGCGAAGACAGAAGGTTATGCACCTATTGAACAGTACGAACGACGCGGTAATTTTGCTCCCTGCACAGATGTTTATGCTTTAGCAGCAACACTGTATACTTTGCTAACTGCGGAAGTACCTATTCCTGCTAATTTTCGCAAGTACGCGCAGTTACCACCACCAAAACAATTTAACTCCCAGATTAGCGATCGGGTAAATGAGGCGATTCTCAAAGGGATGGCTTTGGAACCGCAAGATAGAGTGCAGACAGTGCGGGAGTGGTTAGGATTAGTGTTGCCCAGAAAGGTCAATACTCCAACTCCTCAAGCATCAATCCCTAATTCAAAATCAAAAATCCAAAATCAACCATCACAAAATATTGCAACCCCACCAAAATCTGATGATGGTATTAAGCTAAAAACCGCGAAGACGGACTATACTCGACTGCGTGACTTACTTGCCGCAGAAAAGTGGAGAGCCGCTGATGAAGAAACGACACGAGTCATGCTAGCAGTAGCAAGGAGAGAAAGGGAAGGCTGCCTTGATAATGAAAGCATTGATAACTTTCCCTGTGAAGACCTCCGCACAATTGACCAACTTTGGGTAAAATACAGCAATGGGCGCTTTGGCTTCTCTGTGCAGAAGCGCATTTATCAAAGTCTGGGTGGAACTAAAGAGTACAACCAAGAAATTTGGGAAGCTTTCGGCGACGCAATTGGTTGGAGAAAGAACGAAGGATGGATGCACTACACTGATATTACTTTTGACCTAAAAGCACCTCAGGGACATCTCCCGTCACCCCATGAGCGAATTTTGTGGACGTGGTTATTACGTTCTGTGCGTCTCTTCTCTCGCGTCGAGACTTGTAAAATGTAA
- a CDS encoding protein kinase yields MPAKITLTITEGKLQGRQYIFDSRTTCIIGRSKDCNPQLPDDEDHRTISRYHCLLDINPPAIRVRDFGSKNGTYVNGQKIGQRQPNQTPAEVAKLQFPEYDLQDGDEIKLGNTVFVVGIEVELESLKIPDFFPATVDVHNINQNPTQVPNLLQYVKHLLGLAEGGDKNLIAIHGYSIIQILGKGGFGEVYLAQHNQTGKFVALKVMLPAVAANDWAVQIFMRETENTKALRHPNVVKLLDYGYSENIFFFTMEYCEGGTVGDLMQRQGGRLSLDIAIPIILQVLDGLEYAHNAEIPNVKLRNGGFGKGRGLVHRDLKPSNIFLCNVDGKLTAKIGDYGLAKAFDLAGLSGQTLTGTKAGTPVLMCRQQLLNYKYVQPEVDVWATAACLYNMLTGYFPRNFIGGDPFLAVLQNDPVPIRQRNASIPQKLAEVIDLALVEKPEIYFKSAIGFRQALLGVL; encoded by the coding sequence ATGCCTGCCAAAATCACCCTCACGATTACCGAAGGCAAATTACAAGGAAGACAATATATTTTTGACTCCCGCACTACTTGTATCATAGGCAGGTCAAAAGACTGCAATCCACAATTACCTGATGATGAAGATCATCGTACTATTTCACGCTATCACTGCTTATTAGATATCAACCCGCCAGCTATTCGCGTGCGGGATTTTGGTAGTAAAAATGGCACTTATGTTAACGGTCAAAAAATAGGGCAACGCCAACCCAACCAAACTCCAGCAGAAGTCGCAAAGTTACAATTTCCAGAATATGATTTGCAAGATGGAGATGAAATTAAACTTGGTAATACGGTGTTTGTAGTTGGAATTGAAGTTGAATTAGAATCACTCAAAATTCCTGATTTCTTTCCTGCTACAGTTGATGTTCATAATATTAATCAAAATCCAACGCAAGTACCTAATTTATTGCAATACGTTAAACACCTGTTGGGTTTAGCTGAGGGTGGAGACAAAAACCTAATAGCAATTCACGGTTATAGCATTATCCAGATATTAGGAAAAGGTGGTTTTGGAGAGGTTTATTTAGCACAGCATAATCAAACAGGAAAATTTGTTGCACTGAAGGTAATGTTACCTGCGGTGGCTGCAAATGATTGGGCTGTGCAAATATTTATGCGAGAGACAGAAAATACTAAAGCTTTGCGACATCCAAATGTTGTAAAGTTGCTGGATTATGGTTACTCTGAGAATATTTTCTTTTTTACAATGGAGTATTGCGAGGGTGGAACTGTTGGGGATTTAATGCAGCGACAGGGAGGACGATTATCACTAGATATTGCCATACCAATTATTCTCCAAGTTTTAGATGGCTTAGAATATGCCCACAACGCAGAAATTCCGAATGTTAAGCTGAGGAATGGTGGATTTGGTAAAGGTAGAGGTTTGGTTCACCGCGACTTGAAGCCAAGTAATATTTTCTTGTGCAATGTTGATGGTAAGCTAACAGCTAAAATCGGAGATTATGGTTTAGCAAAGGCATTTGATTTAGCAGGTTTAAGCGGTCAAACATTAACAGGTACTAAAGCAGGTACTCCCGTTTTGATGTGTCGCCAGCAGTTACTTAATTATAAATATGTCCAACCAGAAGTAGATGTGTGGGCTACTGCTGCATGTCTGTACAATATGCTAACCGGATATTTCCCGCGTAACTTCATAGGCGGCGATCCATTTTTAGCAGTGCTGCAAAATGATCCTGTACCTATCCGCCAGCGTAATGCAAGTATTCCGCAAAAACTAGCAGAGGTAATTGATTTAGCGTTGGTGGAGAAGCCAGAAATTTATTTTAAGAGTGCAATAGGGTTTAGGCAAGCGTTGTTAGGTGTGTTGTGA
- a CDS encoding filamentous hemagglutinin N-terminal domain-containing protein, which translates to MSEIGTCSSWFLIAMGGISALFANCAFAQIIPDETLPNNSIVTPQGSTSLIEGGTQAGSNLFHSFKEFSIPSGSAAFFNNGADIQNIISRVTGGSISNIDGLIKANGSANLFLINPYGIIFGQNARLDIGGSFIGSTASSLKFADGLEFNTTNPQFTSVLTISVPIGLQYGANPGKIQVQGDSKGRRTANSPVIDTTNALRVQPNQTLALVGGDISFEGATLKTAGGRIELGSVSGQGFVSLSVIAKGFSLSYDAVQNFGDIQLFQKAIVDASGKGSGDIQVTGRRVTVTNGSQIETSTLGAQASGAMVVNAREFIEIVGSSNSGQDTGLFAIAYPGATGEGGNLTINTRDLLVRNGALISSGTSGSGKGGDLIVNASNSVQLVGSLPNFRFYGLFASSATGATGAAGDITINTNKLVVRDGARISASTFGSGKGGNVTVNATDSVQVIGTSFDNQSSSGLFTRSLPGVTGDAGDLTINTGKLLVADKGIVTVRSEGKGKAGNLNINARSIRLDNKATLSADTRSISTDPNKEQATIIIDSRDLILRRGSQITTNAFGTNAIGGNIKIDTDVLAAFENSDISANSANFRGGRVVINTQGIFGAQFQNVASDQTSDITATGVSSELNGTVQINELDIDPKNGLWQLPLNLVDAANQIDTRCSSGSRQRLSSLTITARGGLPPNPYDMFTPDTVLVNLITLNDEQENRPHKSINTKPTIVMPEPIIEITGWAINKTGEVELTANTTSGGSWQSLVSCSTSSSNGTSL; encoded by the coding sequence ATGTCCGAGATTGGTACTTGTTCGAGTTGGTTCTTAATTGCTATGGGTGGCATCAGTGCTTTGTTTGCCAATTGCGCTTTTGCCCAAATTATTCCGGATGAGACGCTACCTAATAATTCTATAGTCACTCCTCAAGGTAGTACCAGTCTGATTGAGGGAGGAACTCAAGCTGGCAGCAACTTATTCCACAGCTTCAAAGAATTTTCGATTCCAAGTGGTAGTGCTGCTTTCTTCAATAATGGTGCAGATATTCAAAATATTATTAGTCGGGTAACGGGTGGTTCAATCTCTAACATTGATGGGTTAATCAAAGCTAATGGCAGCGCTAATCTGTTTCTAATTAACCCTTATGGGATTATTTTTGGTCAAAATGCGCGATTAGATATCGGTGGCTCGTTTATTGGTAGTACGGCGAGTAGCTTGAAATTTGCTGATGGTTTGGAGTTCAACACAACTAATCCCCAATTTACTTCTGTTTTGACTATCAGCGTTCCAATTGGTTTGCAATACGGAGCAAATCCCGGAAAAATTCAAGTACAAGGTGATAGTAAGGGAAGAAGAACGGCAAATTCTCCTGTTATCGATACTACAAATGCTCTACGAGTTCAGCCTAACCAAACTTTAGCATTGGTTGGCGGTGATATTAGCTTTGAGGGAGCAACACTCAAGACTGCTGGCGGACGTATAGAATTGGGCAGTGTATCAGGACAAGGTTTTGTTAGCCTGAGTGTGATCGCCAAAGGTTTTTCCTTGAGTTATGATGCTGTGCAAAACTTTGGCGATATTCAATTATTCCAAAAGGCAATAGTTGATGCCAGTGGTAAAGGTAGCGGCGATATACAAGTAACAGGCAGACGTGTCACCGTCACTAATGGTTCTCAAATCGAGACAAGCACTTTGGGAGCACAAGCAAGCGGTGCAATGGTTGTGAATGCTCGTGAGTTCATAGAGATTGTTGGTAGTTCCAATAGCGGGCAAGATACTGGTTTGTTTGCGATCGCTTACCCAGGTGCAACAGGGGAGGGGGGAAATCTCACAATTAATACTCGTGACTTGCTGGTTCGGAATGGAGCATTAATCAGTTCTGGCACATCTGGTTCGGGGAAAGGGGGAGATTTAATTGTTAATGCTAGTAATTCTGTGCAACTTGTTGGTAGCTTACCCAATTTTCGTTTCTACGGTTTGTTTGCTTCTAGTGCCACAGGTGCAACTGGTGCAGCAGGTGACATAACTATTAACACTAATAAGTTGGTTGTACGGGATGGGGCGCGGATTAGTGCTAGCACCTTTGGTTCGGGAAAGGGGGGAAATGTGACTGTGAATGCTACTGACTCTGTGCAAGTTATTGGCACCTCCTTTGATAATCAATCTAGCAGTGGTTTATTTACACGTTCTTTGCCAGGTGTAACAGGGGATGCAGGAGATTTAACGATTAACACTGGTAAATTGCTGGTGGCGGATAAAGGTATAGTAACTGTTCGCAGCGAAGGAAAAGGCAAAGCAGGCAACCTTAATATCAATGCTCGCTCTATCCGTTTGGATAATAAAGCTACCTTGAGCGCCGATACCCGAAGTATCAGCACTGACCCCAATAAAGAGCAGGCAACTATTATCATAGACTCTAGAGATTTAATATTACGTCGTGGCAGCCAAATCACCACTAACGCCTTTGGTACTAATGCCATCGGTGGCAACATCAAGATTGACACAGATGTCTTAGCAGCATTTGAAAATAGCGATATCAGCGCTAATTCTGCTAACTTCCGAGGAGGTAGGGTTGTGATTAACACGCAAGGAATCTTCGGCGCACAGTTCCAAAATGTGGCATCCGATCAAACAAGTGACATTACTGCTACAGGGGTAAGTTCTGAACTCAATGGTACGGTGCAAATCAACGAACTGGATATTGATCCTAAAAATGGATTATGGCAACTGCCCCTAAATCTGGTTGATGCTGCAAATCAAATTGACACAAGGTGTAGCTCTGGCAGCAGACAAAGACTTAGCTCATTAACTATTACCGCACGCGGCGGTTTACCACCCAATCCTTATGATATGTTCACACCTGACACGGTGTTAGTAAATTTAATTACTCTCAACGACGAGCAAGAAAATCGTCCTCATAAATCTATCAATACTAAACCAACTATTGTTATGCCAGAACCCATTATCGAAATTACTGGATGGGCGATCAATAAAACAGGTGAGGTGGAGCTGACAGCCAACACCACATCTGGTGGCTCTTGGCAATCTCTTGTGTCTTGCAGTACTTCTTCATCCAATGGCACAAGCCTCTGA
- the dusB gene encoding tRNA dihydrouridine synthase DusB, translated as MFSATLKTRLSSSLKIGNFEVNSRVLQSPLSGVTDLVFRRLVRRYASESMMYTEMVNATELHHLKQMPKIMEVDSNEQPISIQLFDCRPDFLAEAAQKAVAEGADTIDINMGCPVNKITNKGGGSSLLRQPEVAEAIVREVVQATDVPVTVKTRIGWDDEKINILDFAKRMQDAGAQMITVHARTRAQGYNGNARWEWIGRVKEVLSIPVIANGDIFSVESAVQCLEQTGADGVMCSRGTLGYPYLVGEIDYFLKTGEKLPPPTPIQRLECAKEHLQALWEYKGDRGIRQARKHMAWYAKGFVGAAELRGQLTLVETVQQGIDLIDRGIEQMVHG; from the coding sequence ATGTTCTCTGCTACTCTCAAAACTAGACTCTCATCATCTCTAAAAATTGGCAATTTTGAGGTGAATAGTCGGGTTTTGCAGTCGCCTTTATCGGGGGTGACTGACTTAGTATTTCGTCGTCTGGTGCGTCGCTATGCATCTGAGTCCATGATGTATACAGAGATGGTGAATGCTACAGAGTTACACCACCTCAAGCAGATGCCGAAAATCATGGAAGTAGACTCTAACGAACAACCGATTAGTATTCAGTTGTTTGATTGTCGTCCCGATTTTTTAGCTGAAGCAGCACAAAAAGCGGTAGCAGAAGGTGCAGATACAATTGATATCAATATGGGCTGTCCGGTAAATAAAATTACCAACAAAGGTGGCGGTTCTTCACTGTTACGGCAACCAGAGGTAGCTGAGGCAATAGTGCGAGAAGTGGTACAAGCAACAGATGTGCCTGTAACTGTTAAAACTCGTATTGGTTGGGATGATGAGAAAATTAATATCCTCGATTTTGCCAAACGAATGCAAGATGCGGGAGCGCAAATGATTACAGTCCATGCCCGCACCCGCGCCCAAGGTTACAATGGTAATGCTCGCTGGGAATGGATTGGTCGTGTTAAAGAAGTGCTTTCGATTCCAGTAATTGCCAACGGTGATATTTTCTCGGTGGAATCGGCAGTGCAGTGTTTGGAGCAAACTGGTGCTGATGGTGTAATGTGTTCTCGTGGCACTTTGGGTTATCCGTATTTGGTGGGTGAAATTGACTACTTTCTCAAAACTGGGGAAAAGCTACCGCCACCAACACCAATTCAGCGCCTAGAATGTGCCAAAGAACACTTGCAGGCACTATGGGAATACAAAGGCGATCGCGGTATTCGTCAAGCTCGCAAACACATGGCTTGGTATGCTAAAGGCTTTGTGGGTGCGGCAGAGTTGCGGGGACAGTTGACTTTAGTGGAAACGGTACAGCAGGGTATAGATTTAATTGATCGAGGGATTGAGCAGATGGTGCATGGATAG
- a CDS encoding MlaE family lipid ABC transporter permease subunit has product MIRFCITILLVGQVWLHLLQGKTCHRQILEHAIAVGPASILPVLLVNGFAGMIFTIQTARELVRFDAVSTVGGAFALAFCRELAPILTASIIAGQVGSAFAAEIGEMRVTEQIDALHMLKTDPIDYLILPRVIACSLMLPILTIIGLVVGIAGGVFAAQQFYQILPEVFLESVRNFLVIPDVFIVLFKGLIFGLMIAVVGCSWGITTIGGAKQVGESATAAVVTTWVLIFIVDFFLSLLLYEKPSF; this is encoded by the coding sequence ATGATCCGTTTTTGTATAACTATCCTGCTAGTAGGGCAAGTATGGCTGCATTTGCTTCAGGGAAAGACATGCCACCGCCAAATTCTCGAACATGCGATCGCAGTAGGACCAGCCTCTATCTTACCTGTACTATTGGTTAATGGTTTTGCAGGTATGATTTTTACCATTCAAACTGCCAGAGAATTAGTAAGATTTGACGCAGTCAGTACAGTGGGAGGGGCTTTTGCTTTAGCATTCTGCCGAGAATTAGCACCTATTTTGACCGCTAGTATTATTGCAGGGCAAGTCGGTTCTGCTTTCGCTGCCGAAATTGGTGAGATGCGCGTGACAGAGCAGATAGATGCACTGCATATGCTGAAAACTGATCCAATCGATTATTTGATTTTGCCAAGGGTAATTGCTTGTAGTTTAATGCTGCCAATCTTAACAATCATCGGTTTAGTAGTAGGTATTGCAGGTGGTGTTTTTGCAGCCCAACAGTTTTACCAAATACTTCCAGAGGTATTTTTAGAGTCAGTTAGAAATTTTTTAGTGATACCAGATGTGTTTATAGTTTTGTTCAAGGGACTAATTTTTGGCTTGATGATTGCTGTTGTTGGTTGTAGTTGGGGAATAACTACTATTGGTGGAGCAAAACAGGTAGGCGAATCAGCTACAGCAGCAGTTGTCACAACTTGGGTGCTAATTTTTATAGTTGATTTTTTTCTCTCTTTGCTGCTGTATGAAAAGCCAAGTTTCTAG